Proteins encoded together in one Bombiscardovia nodaiensis window:
- the miaA gene encoding tRNA dimethylallyltransferase gives MHFKAETLQAAQAARLISIVGPTASGKTALGIGLALALAERGQPAQIVNADAYQMYRGLDIGTAKPSAQERAAVPHHLIDCIEPEETMSVARFQRLARECIETLYAQGIRPILVGGSGLYARAAIDDIRFPGTDPALRQRLEERALNEGPGLLYRELQAKDPEAAARMDPKNARRTIRALEVIAITGQPYSASLPQYTYLIPSLQIGLDLSREELDRRVDLRTEHMRQQGLVQEVVSMRPRLGPTAARALGYQQVADYLDGQVSQEQAFAAIAQKTRRLARKQMGWFGRDPRIHWLDALAPDLTDQALALVDAADQGVVDAADRSEPVEPTRHHLGAVQGQD, from the coding sequence ATGCACTTCAAGGCTGAAACCCTGCAGGCGGCTCAGGCAGCCCGGCTGATTTCGATAGTGGGACCCACGGCTTCCGGCAAGACTGCCTTGGGCATAGGACTCGCCCTTGCCTTAGCTGAGCGCGGCCAGCCAGCGCAAATTGTGAACGCCGATGCCTACCAGATGTACCGGGGGCTCGACATTGGGACTGCGAAGCCCTCTGCTCAAGAGCGGGCAGCCGTGCCCCACCACTTGATCGACTGCATTGAACCCGAGGAGACCATGAGTGTGGCCCGCTTTCAACGCTTGGCCCGGGAGTGCATCGAAACCCTGTATGCGCAAGGCATACGGCCTATTCTCGTGGGAGGTTCAGGCCTGTACGCCCGTGCGGCGATTGACGATATTCGCTTCCCGGGGACTGACCCAGCTCTTCGCCAGCGCCTAGAGGAGCGCGCTCTCAACGAGGGGCCGGGGTTACTCTACCGGGAGCTGCAGGCCAAAGACCCGGAAGCTGCGGCTAGGATGGACCCCAAAAATGCCCGTCGGACCATACGTGCCCTGGAAGTGATTGCCATCACCGGACAGCCGTATTCGGCCAGTCTGCCGCAATACACCTATCTCATACCATCCTTGCAGATTGGTCTTGACCTGAGCCGGGAGGAGTTGGACCGCCGGGTGGATCTGCGCACCGAGCACATGCGCCAGCAGGGCCTGGTCCAGGAAGTGGTGAGCATGAGGCCCAGACTGGGGCCTACAGCCGCTCGCGCCTTGGGCTACCAGCAGGTTGCCGATTACCTGGACGGCCAGGTCAGTCAGGAGCAGGCTTTTGCGGCGATTGCCCAGAAGACCCGTCGCCTGGCCCGCAAGCAGATGGGTTGGTTTGGCCGAGATCCTCGCATACACTGGCTCGACGCGCTGGCTCCAGATTTGACTGACCAGGCGCTTGCTCTGGTGGATGCAGCCGACCAGGGAGTTGTCGACGCGGCCGATCGGAGCGAACCGGTCGAGCCAACCCGCCACCACTTGGGTGCAGTCCAAGGCCAGGATTGA
- the miaB gene encoding tRNA-2-methylthio-N(6)-dimethylallyladenosine synthase, whose translation MDEGMMTQAERQMGFGAGTGQDRGKGLYYIHTLGCQMNVHDSERIAGVLEANGYRPASQEQAQAADVDLMVLNTCAVRENASKRMYGTIGKWARVKRLNPQAQIAVGGCMAQKDRERITRKAPWVDAVFGTKNIGRLPELLEEARERGRSQVAISDQLETFPSALPAVRASRTSSWVSISVGCNNTCTFCIVPAVRGRERDRPLADVLNEIRACVAGGAKEVTLLGQNVNSYGYSMGDRYAFPKLLRACGQVEGLERVRFTSPHPAAFTDEVIAAMAQTPNVMHQLHMPLQSGSDRILRAMRRSYRKARFLSVLNKVRQAMPDAQITTDIIVGFPGESEEDFQETLDLVRQARFSSAFIFEYSPRPGTPAAAMEQVDKAVVQDRFERLLAVQEAITQEELDAFVGRQVEVMIANQPGRHDGDTHRVTGRERGGLLVHVGVPQGQRQPAIGELVTCTVTGAGKHYLTADPNLQAGEVYALQG comes from the coding sequence GTCTCTACTATATACACACATTGGGCTGTCAGATGAATGTGCACGACTCGGAGCGTATTGCCGGCGTTTTGGAAGCGAATGGCTACCGGCCCGCCTCCCAGGAGCAAGCCCAGGCAGCAGATGTGGACCTGATGGTGCTCAACACCTGCGCTGTTCGTGAGAACGCCAGTAAACGCATGTACGGCACGATTGGCAAGTGGGCGCGAGTCAAGCGGCTCAACCCGCAGGCGCAGATTGCTGTGGGCGGATGTATGGCGCAAAAAGACAGGGAGCGCATTACCCGCAAGGCTCCCTGGGTCGATGCCGTCTTTGGGACCAAAAACATTGGCAGGCTGCCTGAACTCTTGGAAGAGGCTCGGGAGCGGGGGCGCTCGCAGGTAGCAATTAGCGATCAGCTGGAGACATTTCCTTCGGCGCTGCCAGCTGTTCGAGCTTCGCGCACTTCCTCCTGGGTCTCCATCTCGGTGGGGTGTAACAACACCTGCACCTTCTGCATTGTGCCGGCCGTGCGCGGGCGTGAACGGGACCGACCTTTAGCTGATGTTCTGAATGAAATCCGCGCCTGCGTAGCTGGGGGCGCTAAAGAGGTGACCCTCCTGGGACAGAACGTCAACTCCTACGGTTACTCCATGGGTGACCGCTATGCCTTTCCTAAGCTCCTGCGGGCCTGCGGGCAAGTGGAGGGTCTGGAACGGGTGCGCTTCACCTCGCCCCACCCGGCTGCCTTTACCGACGAGGTGATTGCGGCGATGGCTCAAACCCCCAATGTCATGCACCAGCTGCACATGCCCCTGCAATCTGGCTCGGACCGCATTTTGCGCGCCATGCGTCGCTCCTATCGGAAGGCTCGTTTCCTCTCCGTATTGAACAAGGTGCGGCAGGCTATGCCTGACGCTCAAATCACTACTGACATTATCGTGGGCTTCCCCGGCGAGAGTGAGGAAGACTTTCAGGAGACCCTCGACCTGGTGCGACAGGCCCGCTTCAGCTCTGCTTTCATTTTTGAATACTCGCCCAGACCAGGTACTCCAGCTGCCGCTATGGAACAGGTCGACAAAGCGGTGGTTCAGGATCGATTCGAACGTCTGCTGGCTGTACAGGAAGCGATTACACAAGAGGAGCTCGACGCATTTGTAGGTCGCCAGGTGGAGGTGATGATTGCCAACCAGCCCGGGCGCCATGACGGCGACACCCACCGGGTGACAGGCCGCGAGCGCGGGGGTCTGCTGGTCCATGTAGGTGTGCCCCAGGGCCAGCGGCAACCCGCAATTGGAGAGTTGGTCACCTGCACGGTCACCGGTGCGGGCAAGCACTATCTGACTGCCGACCCGAACCTGCAAGCGGGAGAGGTCTATGCACTTCAAGGCTGA